One genomic region from Aliarcobacter cryaerophilus ATCC 43158 encodes:
- the fliF gene encoding flagellar basal-body MS-ring/collar protein FliF — translation MDQLLKFINNLNKAQRIAIVGGFALLLLLVIGFLIYSNIKAEDKKLSYTIASNLTQADVMRASEELESAGITFIVTGSGSNLTLKTSKEFINIAKIKLVTSEASTNKHVGWEIFEKSSIGTTNFENKVKYLRALEGELSKSLESLSGVLKANVKIAIPKETIFTEKKSNTTASAVLTLKQGIFLTQKQLDGIKNFIASAVPDLKQEHIQLIDQDGNLLEVSAEDMNTQRSTVQTKYKDKIEEDYEQKIISLLEPVVGAGRVMAKVNVILDFTKKDIEEEIYSPEGSIRSQQVIENTANASGLGNNTGGIAGADNNIQPPQQLNDGSKLSSNSESSNTVTNYEISRKLISQKDSNFTNIRRISASVTFDSGVLKDHPDKADFLASLESLSADAIGYDKGRGDTITVKDFKFVGIKSLNEKGELVDEFGNVIGGSGYLESMSIKSILDEYKDYIQYLVVGLLLFIFYRKFIASNDLVILGDAKKKEIGVDDEDLVKDMLAGLDDVLDQNTAHGRLKTKVKSQILNNIDGLDEESAAKYEVFIEELDREINNNPADIARMIELLLSEGNVNFK, via the coding sequence ATGGATCAACTTCTAAAATTTATAAATAATTTAAATAAAGCACAAAGAATAGCAATTGTTGGTGGTTTTGCTCTTTTGCTATTATTGGTTATTGGTTTTTTGATATATTCAAATATCAAAGCTGAAGATAAAAAATTAAGCTACACAATAGCTTCAAATCTTACTCAAGCTGATGTTATGAGAGCGTCTGAAGAGCTTGAAAGTGCTGGAATTACATTTATAGTAACAGGAAGTGGAAGTAATTTAACTCTTAAAACTTCAAAAGAGTTTATAAATATTGCAAAAATTAAACTTGTAACTAGTGAAGCTTCAACAAACAAGCATGTTGGGTGGGAAATTTTTGAAAAATCATCTATTGGTACAACAAATTTTGAAAATAAAGTAAAATATTTAAGAGCTTTAGAGGGGGAACTTAGTAAAAGTTTAGAGTCTTTAAGTGGAGTTTTAAAAGCAAATGTAAAAATAGCAATTCCAAAAGAGACAATATTTACTGAGAAAAAGAGTAATACAACAGCCTCTGCTGTTTTGACACTAAAACAAGGTATTTTTTTAACTCAAAAACAACTAGATGGTATTAAAAACTTCATAGCTTCTGCTGTTCCTGATTTAAAACAAGAGCATATACAACTAATAGATCAAGATGGAAATTTACTTGAAGTATCTGCCGAAGATATGAATACTCAAAGATCTACAGTTCAAACAAAGTATAAAGATAAAATTGAAGAGGATTATGAGCAAAAAATTATTTCACTTTTAGAACCAGTTGTTGGAGCTGGAAGAGTTATGGCAAAAGTAAATGTGATTTTGGATTTCACTAAAAAAGATATTGAAGAGGAAATTTATAGTCCAGAAGGAAGTATTAGATCTCAACAAGTTATTGAAAATACAGCAAATGCTTCAGGGCTTGGAAATAATACAGGTGGAATAGCTGGAGCTGATAATAACATTCAACCTCCACAACAGCTAAATGATGGAAGTAAACTATCTTCAAATAGTGAAAGCTCAAATACTGTTACAAACTATGAGATTTCAAGAAAACTAATATCTCAAAAAGATAGTAATTTTACAAATATTCGAAGAATTTCAGCTTCTGTTACTTTTGATTCAGGTGTTTTAAAAGATCATCCAGATAAAGCCGATTTTTTAGCATCTTTAGAATCATTATCTGCAGATGCTATTGGATATGATAAAGGAAGAGGAGATACAATTACTGTAAAAGATTTTAAATTTGTTGGAATTAAATCTTTGAACGAAAAAGGTGAACTTGTAGATGAGTTTGGAAATGTAATTGGTGGTAGTGGGTATTTAGAGAGTATGAGTATAAAAAGTATACTAGATGAGTATAAAGATTATATTCAATATTTAGTAGTTGGGCTTTTACTTTTTATTTTTTATAGAAAATTTATAGCAAGCAATGATTTAGTAATCTTAGGAGATGCTAAGAAAAAAGAGATAGGTGTTGATGATGAAGATTTGGTAAAAGATATGTTGGCTGGACTTGATGATGTACTAGATCAAAATACAGCTCATGGAAGATTAAAAACCAAAGTAAAAAGTCAAATTTTAAACAATATTGATGGGCTTGATGAAGAATCAGCAGCTAAGTATGAAGTATTTATTGAAGAGCTCGATAGAGAGATAAATAATAATCCAGCTGATATTGCAAGAATGATTGAGTTGTTATTAAGTGAAGGTAATGTTAATTTTAAATAG